Proteins from a single region of Syntrophobacterales bacterium:
- the recO gene encoding DNA repair protein RecO has translation MALRKDEAIVLFKRAYGESDRIIRLFTFTSGKVTAIAKGAGKSQKRFSNTLEPFNHIRVEYFEKQEKGMVRIENADIVETNNGIEASLKRACTACFFTEFADRLTKEREKNIDLFQALKEILVRVKQREFAYADILHYELRMLEVLGYMPNFRNCVYCGKKVSDEINSRFSNERGGVLCPACARSLPHRTYSEGTIPSLVSVGSTICGSIHGVRDSGMPPEAGKPSDQKRFELEARQLMEGFISFHLAVEFKSYRILKSLL, from the coding sequence ATGGCGCTCCGTAAAGACGAGGCGATTGTTCTTTTTAAGAGGGCCTACGGAGAATCGGACAGGATCATAAGGCTCTTTACCTTCACCTCGGGCAAGGTTACCGCCATTGCAAAAGGGGCAGGCAAAAGTCAGAAAAGATTTTCCAACACCCTTGAACCCTTCAATCACATACGAGTGGAGTATTTCGAGAAGCAGGAAAAGGGGATGGTGCGTATAGAAAACGCGGACATAGTGGAGACGAATAATGGCATTGAAGCAAGTCTGAAAAGGGCATGCACCGCCTGCTTCTTCACTGAATTCGCGGACAGACTGACAAAAGAGCGGGAAAAGAACATCGACCTTTTTCAGGCATTGAAAGAAATTCTAGTCAGGGTCAAACAAAGGGAATTCGCCTACGCTGATATCCTCCATTATGAGCTTAGAATGCTGGAAGTCCTCGGGTATATGCCGAACTTCAGGAACTGTGTTTATTGTGGGAAAAAAGTTTCCGACGAAATTAACTCCCGTTTCTCAAATGAAAGAGGAGGCGTACTTTGCCCGGCGTGCGCAAGGTCGTTACCTCACAGGACCTATTCGGAGGGTACCATACCGAGTCTTGTATCCGTAGGGAGCACCATTTGCGGATCAATTCATGGAGTCCGAGACAGCGGGATGCCTCCGGAAGCGGGAAAACCATCCGACCAGAAGCGATTCGAACTGGAGGCTCGGCAACTCATGGAGGGTTTCATCTCGTTTCACCTCGCTGTGGAGTTCAAATCCTACAGGATATTGAAAAGCCTTTTGTAA
- a CDS encoding outer membrane lipoprotein carrier protein LolA — MKKYSSVVCAVFFALIASVWMGQVRAQEPSSPVANSAFLSPFEGIKKTYFAIMTLEASFHQKIFIASLKKERESDGEFSYKKQKGFLWKYKVPKAMYFLYDGKYIWQGDEDKPFVIKDKIRKAKTGGTFLDLIEDIATIDELFTLTQQTKSGDLDVLELAPKKEGTVTAAKIWIDKQNRVRKIEIHEFTGNVNAIEFSSIKINQPIEAGKFTFKPEKDKQIVER; from the coding sequence ATGAAAAAATATTCGTCTGTTGTCTGTGCCGTGTTTTTCGCGCTCATCGCATCTGTGTGGATGGGGCAGGTGCGTGCCCAAGAGCCCAGTTCTCCGGTGGCCAATTCCGCCTTTTTATCCCCTTTTGAAGGGATCAAGAAGACATACTTTGCGATTATGACCTTGGAAGCCAGTTTTCATCAGAAGATCTTCATTGCAAGTCTCAAAAAAGAAAGAGAGTCAGATGGGGAGTTTTCTTACAAAAAGCAGAAAGGTTTTCTCTGGAAATACAAAGTGCCAAAAGCAATGTACTTTCTTTACGACGGCAAGTATATATGGCAGGGAGACGAGGATAAACCTTTTGTGATTAAAGACAAGATCCGCAAAGCGAAGACGGGAGGAACGTTCCTTGATCTTATAGAAGATATAGCCACAATAGATGAGCTTTTTACCCTCACGCAACAGACAAAATCAGGCGACCTTGATGTCCTGGAACTTGCCCCAAAGAAAGAGGGCACAGTCACTGCGGCAAAAATCTGGATCGACAAACAGAACAGGGTAAGGAAGATAGAGATCCATGAATTTACAGGCAATGTCAATGCCATAGAATTTTCATCCATAAAGATAAATCAACCAATTGAAGCCGGAAAGTTCACCTTCAAACCTGAAAAGGACAAACAGATCGTTGAACGATAG
- a CDS encoding DNA translocase FtsK 4TM domain-containing protein, with the protein MSGDLKKEILGICLAGIFIFLFVSLLSYHHFDPSLSTVTGDAAKNLCGKAGSYISDIFIQMFGMMSYLLCFFALLFSFFYLRKKEPPHPLILAAGLTLFFFSSSSLFQILIGKIKISGISIPFAGFLGSLLEKVLMSLFSFFGSILILAILFLISLFLIIQAPILTVIEENLARRKPLERRKEIKVTEEKTLDPPLKVEKKPAVVQESFEFFDQVGPYKLPAISLLDPVERKEVKVDKESIQYNAQILEKKLKDYGIEGKVSEVRPGPVITMYEFEPAPGIKVSRISNLADDLAMALSAVSIRIIAPIPGKAVVGVEVPNKTRQTVYFREIIESQTFSSSPSFLTLTIGKSISGDPHVADLTKMPHLLVAGATGSGKSVSLNSMICSMLYKATPMNVKFLMIDLKMLELSFYEGIPHLLLPVVTNAKNAKTALKWMTQEMERRYAMMAETGVRSIEKYNQKMARELEALPYIVVVIDELADLMMVSPKEVEEHIARLAQMARASGIHLILATQRPSVDVLTGIIKANFPARVACKVFSKVDSRTILDTNGAESLLGYGDMLFLSPGVGRLQRLHGPFVSEGEIKRIVEFLKQQGSPSYQSEILEEKEEEENGEEINDEKYNEAVEFVMDKGEASISMVQRRFRIGYNRAARIIERMERDEIVGPSDGVKPREVLKKK; encoded by the coding sequence ATGTCAGGAGACCTAAAGAAAGAGATCTTGGGCATCTGTCTGGCAGGTATCTTCATATTCCTTTTCGTGAGCCTCCTTTCTTATCATCACTTTGATCCTTCTCTCAGCACGGTTACCGGGGATGCGGCAAAGAACCTCTGTGGCAAGGCAGGGTCTTACATCTCGGACATCTTCATACAAATGTTCGGCATGATGAGCTATCTTCTCTGCTTCTTTGCCCTTCTTTTCTCCTTTTTCTATCTTAGAAAAAAGGAACCCCCACATCCTCTTATACTTGCGGCCGGACTTACCCTCTTTTTTTTCTCTTCCTCTTCACTTTTTCAGATCCTGATAGGCAAGATAAAGATATCGGGCATATCTATACCCTTTGCCGGCTTTCTCGGCTCCCTGCTTGAGAAGGTCCTTATGAGCCTTTTCAGCTTTTTCGGGAGCATCCTCATATTGGCGATCCTGTTCTTAATTTCCCTTTTCCTCATCATACAGGCCCCTATTCTTACGGTCATTGAGGAGAACCTGGCTAGGAGAAAGCCTCTGGAGCGGAGAAAGGAGATAAAGGTAACAGAAGAGAAGACACTTGACCCACCACTGAAGGTGGAAAAGAAACCGGCCGTTGTCCAGGAATCGTTCGAGTTTTTTGACCAGGTGGGTCCCTACAAACTCCCCGCCATATCTCTCCTTGACCCGGTGGAGCGCAAAGAAGTAAAGGTAGACAAGGAAAGTATCCAGTATAACGCCCAGATACTTGAGAAAAAGCTGAAGGATTACGGTATTGAGGGAAAAGTATCGGAGGTGCGCCCCGGACCGGTCATCACCATGTACGAATTCGAGCCAGCCCCTGGCATAAAAGTGAGCAGAATATCGAACCTTGCCGACGACCTCGCCATGGCTCTCTCCGCCGTGTCGATCAGAATTATCGCACCCATACCGGGAAAGGCCGTGGTGGGTGTAGAGGTCCCCAATAAGACGCGACAGACGGTCTATTTCAGGGAGATCATAGAATCACAGACATTTTCTTCCTCGCCTTCGTTTTTGACCCTGACGATCGGCAAATCAATCTCGGGAGATCCTCACGTGGCAGACCTCACGAAAATGCCCCACCTTCTTGTTGCCGGAGCCACCGGCTCGGGCAAGAGCGTCTCGCTCAACAGCATGATATGCAGTATGCTCTACAAGGCGACGCCGATGAACGTAAAATTCCTCATGATTGATCTCAAGATGCTTGAGCTTTCCTTCTACGAGGGTATCCCTCATCTACTTCTCCCTGTGGTGACAAACGCCAAGAACGCGAAGACGGCTCTCAAGTGGATGACGCAGGAAATGGAGAGACGGTATGCCATGATGGCGGAAACAGGGGTAAGGAGCATAGAAAAATACAACCAGAAGATGGCGCGGGAGTTGGAGGCACTTCCCTATATTGTCGTGGTCATAGACGAGCTTGCCGACCTCATGATGGTCTCTCCCAAGGAAGTGGAAGAGCATATCGCCCGCCTTGCCCAGATGGCCCGCGCATCTGGTATCCATCTTATCTTGGCAACCCAGCGGCCATCCGTGGATGTGCTCACCGGTATTATTAAAGCTAACTTCCCTGCAAGGGTGGCATGTAAAGTCTTCTCCAAGGTTGATTCACGGACTATCCTTGATACGAATGGGGCGGAAAGTCTCCTCGGTTACGGAGACATGCTTTTCTTGAGTCCCGGGGTGGGAAGGCTTCAGAGACTCCACGGGCCTTTCGTATCGGAAGGAGAGATAAAAAGGATCGTGGAGTTCCTGAAACAGCAGGGTTCGCCCTCTTACCAGAGCGAGATCCTGGAGGAGAAGGAAGAAGAGGAAAACGGAGAAGAGATCAATGATGAGAAGTACAATGAGGCGGTCGAGTTTGTCATGGATAAGGGGGAGGCATCTATCAGTATGGTCCAGAGACGGTTTAGGATAGGCTACAATAGGGCTGCGAGGATCATCGAGAGAATGGAGAGAGACGAGATCGTAGGCCCATCCGATGGGGTAAAGCCTAGAGAAGTATTGAAAAAAAAATGA
- a CDS encoding 1-acyl-sn-glycerol-3-phosphate acyltransferase, with protein sequence MRKIISFIHLVVSTLAFSILALIVSLFDPKRKTMHRLSRLWATNHVKLAGISVSVRGIEHVPHPPFILMCNHQSALDIYTLLAGLPMTFKWLAKKELFSIPFVGWVMMRAGDVSIDRENPREALRAIDEAGRKIREGMNLLIFPEGTRSEDGALLPFKQGVFNLAVRAGVPIVPVGINGTNRLQPKGSFIPKQKGVVYITIGKPVEVEGKGSSAKAGVMNEVKDRIKVLVTCQET encoded by the coding sequence ATGAGGAAAATCATTTCCTTCATCCATCTCGTCGTCTCTACTCTCGCTTTCTCTATTCTTGCTCTCATTGTCTCCCTTTTTGACCCGAAAAGAAAAACCATGCACCGTTTATCCCGCTTATGGGCGACGAACCATGTAAAACTGGCAGGCATAAGCGTCTCGGTCCGGGGGATTGAACATGTGCCGCACCCACCCTTCATACTCATGTGTAACCATCAGAGCGCCCTCGACATTTACACCCTCCTTGCTGGCCTTCCCATGACCTTCAAGTGGCTGGCAAAAAAAGAGCTTTTCTCTATTCCTTTCGTGGGATGGGTTATGATGAGAGCAGGAGATGTAAGTATTGACCGTGAAAACCCGAGAGAGGCACTCCGGGCCATCGACGAAGCAGGCCGTAAGATCAGGGAAGGTATGAATCTGCTCATTTTCCCTGAAGGTACGAGGAGCGAAGATGGTGCTCTCCTCCCTTTCAAGCAGGGTGTTTTTAATCTTGCCGTCAGGGCTGGAGTGCCCATAGTGCCGGTAGGTATAAACGGGACGAACCGTCTCCAGCCAAAAGGCAGTTTTATTCCCAAGCAAAAAGGGGTAGTATATATAACAATCGGAAAGCCTGTGGAAGTAGAGGGGAAGGGTAGTTCCGCAAAGGCCGGGGTCATGAATGAGGTGAAAGACCGCATCAAGGTGTTGGTGACATGTCAGGAGACCTAA
- a CDS encoding AAA family ATPase: MKIAISGKGGVGKTTLAGVMARCFADAGQRILAIDADPDSNLASAIGIDETQLEKVRPLAQMTEFIEERTASKQGELGSFFRLNPKVDDIPERFAIQKNGIKLVILGSIPQGGGGCFCAENVMLKNLLAHVFIERDEYVIVDMEAGLEHLGRGSTAYIDAIIVVVEPGQRSFRTAEQVKRLASDLGISRVYVVGNKVVDERDIALIDDHLSGLPYLGSMSYNENVMEADRRNLSPYDIDTKIRTEVRKIINNLRKDVK; encoded by the coding sequence ATGAAGATTGCTATTTCTGGAAAAGGCGGTGTGGGGAAGACGACACTGGCAGGTGTGATGGCCCGCTGTTTTGCCGACGCGGGCCAAAGGATCCTTGCCATTGATGCCGATCCCGACTCGAATCTCGCATCCGCCATCGGCATCGACGAGACCCAATTGGAAAAGGTCAGGCCCCTTGCCCAGATGACTGAATTCATTGAGGAGCGGACTGCCTCAAAGCAGGGCGAACTCGGTTCATTCTTCCGGCTCAACCCCAAGGTGGATGATATCCCTGAGAGATTCGCCATTCAAAAGAACGGCATAAAGCTGGTGATCTTAGGTAGCATTCCCCAAGGCGGCGGCGGTTGCTTCTGCGCGGAGAACGTGATGCTGAAGAACCTGCTCGCTCATGTATTCATAGAGCGAGACGAATATGTGATCGTGGACATGGAGGCAGGACTTGAACATTTGGGCCGGGGTTCTACGGCTTATATTGACGCCATCATCGTGGTTGTTGAGCCGGGCCAGCGAAGCTTTCGGACCGCAGAGCAGGTAAAGAGACTCGCCTCAGACCTGGGTATCTCCCGCGTCTATGTCGTGGGGAATAAAGTTGTAGACGAAAGGGATATCGCGCTCATAGATGACCATCTGAGTGGCCTTCCGTACCTTGGTTCCATGAGCTACAACGAGAACGTGATGGAGGCAGACAGGAGAAACTTGTCACCCTATGACATTGATACGAAGATAAGGACAGAGGTAAGAAAGATCATCAATAACCTGAGAAAAGACGTGAAATGA